A single genomic interval of Bos indicus isolate NIAB-ARS_2022 breed Sahiwal x Tharparkar chromosome 5, NIAB-ARS_B.indTharparkar_mat_pri_1.0, whole genome shotgun sequence harbors:
- the MDM1 gene encoding nuclear protein MDM1 isoform X5, with product MPVRFKGLSEYQRNFLWKKSYLSESCNSSMGRRHPWAGLRSDQLGTQGRYRAKIQHNDISSLLILVCTA from the exons ATGCCGGTGCGCTTCAAG GGATTGAGTGAATATCAGAGAAATTTTCTGTGGAAAAAGTCGTATTTGTCAGAGTCCTGTAATTCATCAATGGGGAGAAGACACCCATGGGCTGGACTTAGATCAGATCAATTAG GAACTCAAGGCAGATATAGAGCCAAGATCCAGCATAATGACATCTCATCCCTTCTCATCTTGGTCTGCACTGCATAA